A genomic segment from Flavobacterium litorale encodes:
- a CDS encoding class I SAM-dependent methyltransferase, producing MNSKQHWETVYTTKQPHEVSWTQDVPQTSLDFITACNIGKDARIIDVGGGDSNLVDHLLNLGYTNITVLDISEQALERAKKRLGNKANKVTWIVSDITEYQPKVVYDVWHDRAAFHFLTAPEKIKAYNNIVNKHAINLIIGTFSDDGPKKCSGLDITQYSEATLAALFTDNFDRTNSKHETHITPFNTTQNFVFCSFKKKQ from the coding sequence ATGAATAGTAAACAACACTGGGAAACCGTTTATACTACCAAACAACCACATGAGGTAAGCTGGACACAGGACGTACCTCAAACCTCACTAGACTTTATAACAGCTTGCAATATTGGTAAAGATGCCCGCATTATAGATGTTGGCGGTGGCGATAGCAACCTAGTCGACCATTTATTGAATTTGGGGTATACCAACATTACCGTACTCGATATATCGGAACAGGCATTGGAAAGAGCTAAAAAACGATTGGGTAACAAAGCCAATAAAGTTACTTGGATTGTTAGCGATATTACGGAATACCAACCCAAAGTTGTTTATGACGTTTGGCATGATAGAGCAGCGTTTCACTTTTTAACCGCTCCAGAAAAGATAAAAGCCTACAATAACATTGTAAACAAACATGCAATTAACCTTATTATAGGTACGTTTTCGGACGACGGACCTAAAAAATGTAGTGGGCTGGATATTACACAATATTCAGAAGCTACACTAGCAGCTCTTTTTACTGATAATTTCGATAGGACTAATAGCAAGCACGAAACGCATATCACACCCTTTAATACTACACAAAACTTTGTATTTTGTAGTTTTAAAAAGAAACAATAA